ACCGATCGGACGCCGAAGGTCTCGGTGGCGTAGTGACCCGCGAGGTAGACGTGAATCCCCGCCTCCTTCGCCTCGTGGTAGACCTGCTGTTTTCCTTCCCCGGTGACGAACGCGTCCGCGCCCCACGCCACGGCCTCGTCGAACCAGTCGGCGGCGCTCCCGGTGGCGACCGCGACCCGCTCGACCGTATCGGGGCCGAAGTCGAGGTGCTGGACGCCGTTTTTCGGACCACACGCGTCGGCGAGCGCCGCCCGAAGTCCGTCGGGTGTGAACCCTTCCGGAGCGATCCCCGCGACCCCGATGTGTTCGGCCCCGAGCGCGGCGAACGGTTCCTGCTCACCGAGTTCGAGCGCGTCCGTCACCCCCGCGGCGTTGCCGAGGTCGGGATGGCCATCGAGCGGGAGGTGGGCGGCGTAGAGCCCCACGTCGTGCTCGAAGAAGGGCGCGAGCCGGTCGTAGCGCGCGCCGGTCGCCCGGTCGAAGTCGCCCCAGAACAGTCCGTGGTGAACGACGAGCACGTCCGCGCCCACCTCGACCGCCCGGTCGGCGGTCTCGACGGCGGCGTCGACCGCGAACGCGGCGTGGTCGACGTCGGTCGGTGCATCCACCTGGAGGCCGTTGGCGCTCGCGTCGAGGTCGGCGAAGGCGTCGGTGCGGAGGCGGTCGTCGAGCCGGGCCGAGAATTCGTCGAGATGCATACGTCGGATTTCGTCGCCACCGTTAAGAACGTGTGCGACCAAACCGGAGGACGGAGACTGATTCAATGGGTAAACTCTCGAAGATCACGAAGACGTGGCGGCGACTCCCGAACAAGACACAGCAGCGGATCAAGGGCAAGGCCAAACGCCTCTTCAACCGCAACAAGAACAAGAAGTAGACGACTTCTGCGGTCAGTCGACGGTTCGTGACGCGTGCGTGAACACGAACTCCCGGAGGAGCTTCGCCCCGAGCGCTGCGGCCTGGCCGTCGTCGCGGTCGTTTACCTCCACGACGTCGAAACCGACACAGTCGGGCGCGAGCGCACGGACCACGTCCCGGAGGTCGCGCGGCGCGAGGCCGAACGGCTCCGGGGTGCCCGTGCCGGGCGCGAAGCCGGGGTCGGCGGCGTCGATGTCGACGCTGAGGTAGACCGACCCGTCGAGATCCCGGCTCCACTCTCCGACTTCTTCCGGCGGGACGACGGTCACGTCGGCGCGTTCGGCGCGGTCCCACTCGGCCTCGCTGCCGGCCCGTGCCCCGAGAACCACCGCTCTGTCGGCGTGTTCGAGGACGCGGCGCGTCGCCGTGGCGTGGCTCAGCGGGTTCCCCATGTACGCCTCCCGAAGGTCGAGGTGGGCGTCGAGGCAGACGTAGACGTCCGGTCGGGTCGCACGAACCCCGGCGACACTCACGGTGTGTTCGCCGCCGACGAGCAGCGGGAGTCGGCCATCGTCCGCCGTGTCCGAGAGGTCGCCCGCGAGGAAGTCGAGATACTCGCCGACGTCGTTCCACGGGTCGATGTTCCCGGCGTCGTGGACGCCGAGGGCGGAGAAGTCTTGCCCCGTGTGGTGGTCGTAGTCCTCGAACGGCTCGGCGCAGTGGCG
This sequence is a window from Halococcus hamelinensis 100A6. Protein-coding genes within it:
- a CDS encoding Nif3-like dinuclear metal center hexameric protein — translated: MHLDEFSARLDDRLRTDAFADLDASANGLQVDAPTDVDHAAFAVDAAVETADRAVEVGADVLVVHHGLFWGDFDRATGARYDRLAPFFEHDVGLYAAHLPLDGHPDLGNAAGVTDALELGEQEPFAALGAEHIGVAGIAPEGFTPDGLRAALADACGPKNGVQHLDFGPDTVERVAVATGSAADWFDEAVAWGADAFVTGEGKQQVYHEAKEAGIHVYLAGHYATETFGVRSVGTLAGEWGIETTFIDRPTGL
- the speB gene encoding agmatinase, encoding MGFPGARADEGDANYVLRGAPLDVSTSFRPGARFGPRELRHCAEPFEDYDHHTGQDFSALGVHDAGNIDPWNDVGEYLDFLAGDLSDTADDGRLPLLVGGEHTVSVAGVRATRPDVYVCLDAHLDLREAYMGNPLSHATATRRVLEHADRAVVLGARAGSEAEWDRAERADVTVVPPEEVGEWSRDLDGSVYLSVDIDAADPGFAPGTGTPEPFGLAPRDLRDVVRALAPDCVGFDVVEVNDRDDGQAAALGAKLLREFVFTHASRTVD